One part of the Phacochoerus africanus isolate WHEZ1 chromosome 7, ROS_Pafr_v1, whole genome shotgun sequence genome encodes these proteins:
- the SELENOO gene encoding protein adenylyltransferase SelO, mitochondrial isoform X1 has translation MAVLRAALGAPFAAARARPPPLGRRPPPAPCSALAGAMEPAPHWLVGLRFDNRALRALPVETPPPGPEGAPSAPRPVPGACFSRVRPAPLRQPRVVALSEPALALLGLGAPPADADAREAREAEAALFFSGNALLPGSEPAAHCYCGHQFGQFAGQLGDGAAMYLGEVCTAAGERWELQLKGAGPTPFSRQADGRKVLRSSIREFLCSEAMFHLGIPTTRAGACVVSQSTVVRDVLYDGNPRPEKCAVVLRIAPTFLRFGSFEIFKPADELTGRAGPSVGRNDIRVQMLDYVISSFYPEIQAAHAGDSVQRHAAFFREVTRRTAQLVAEWQCVGFCHGVLNTDNMSVAGLTIDYGPFGFLDRYDPDHVCNASDTAGRYAYSKQPEVCKWNLQKLAEALDPALPLELGEAILAEEFDAEFRRYYLQKMRKKLGLVWAELEEDGALVAKLLETMHLTGADFTNTFYLLSSFPAGPESPDLAEFLATLTAQCASLEELRLAFRPQMDPRQLSMMLMLAQSNPQLLALIGTRASLTRELERVEQQSRLEHLSQEELHSRNRSHWADWLRDYKARLEKDREGAEDAATATWQAEHVHVMHANNPKYVLRNYIAQNAIEAAENGDFSEVRRVLKLLETPYHREGEATEPGEPEEAEGRLSYSSKPPLWAAELCVTUSS, from the exons ATGGCAGTGCTCAGGGCCGCGCTCGGGGCTCCTTTCGCGGCCGCCCGCGCCCGGCCGCCGCCCCTcggccgccgcccgccgcccgcgcccTGCTCCGCCCTGGCCGGCGCCATGGAGCCCGCGCCGCACTGGTTGGTGGGGCTGCGCTTCGACAACCGCGCCCTACGCGCGCTGCCCGTGGAGACGCCGCCGCCCGGCCCCGAAGGCGCCCCGTCCGCGCCGCGGCCCGTGCCCGGCGCCTGCTTCAGCCGCGTGCGGCCCGCGCCCCTGCGCCAGCCGCGCGTCGTGGCGCTGTCGGAGCCCGCGCTGGCGCTGCTGGGCCTGGGCGCGCCGCCCGCCGACGCCGACGCCCGCGAGGCGCGCGAGGCCGAGGCCGCGCTCTTCTTCAGCGGCAACGCGCTGCTGCCGGGCTCCGAGCCCGCCGCGCACTGCTACTGCGGCCACCAGTTCGGCCAGTTCGCCGGGCAGCTGGGAGACGGCGCCGCCATGTACCTGGGCGAGGTGTGCACTGCGGCGGGCGAgcgctgggagctgcagctcaaGGGCGCCGGCCCCACGCCCTTCTCCAG ACAGGCCGACGGCCGCAAAGTGCTGCGCTCCAGCATCCGCGAGTTCCTGTGCAGCGAGGCCATGTTCCACCTGGGCATCCCCACCACGCGGGCCGGGGCCTGCGTCGTGTCCCAGTCCACCGTGGTGCGGGACGTGCTCTACGACGGCAACCCCAGGCCCGAGAAGTGTGCGGTCGTGCTGCGCATCGCCCCCACGTTCCTCAG GTTCGGCTCCTTCGAGATCTTCAAGCCGGCAGACGAGCTGACGGGGCGCGCGGGCCCCAGCGTCGGCAGGAACGACATCCGCGTGCAGATGCTCGACTACGTCATCAGCTCTTTTTACCCCGAAATCCAGGCCGCCCACGCCGGCGACAGTGTGCAGAGGCACGCCGCCTTCTTCCGGGAG GTGACACGGCGCACGGCCCAGCTGGTGGCCGAGTGGCAGTGCGTGGGCTTCTGCCACGGCGTGCTCAACACGGACAACATGAGCGTCGCGGGGCTCACCATCGACTACGGGCCCTTCGGCTTCCTGGACAG GTATGACCCTGACCATGTGTGCAATGCCTCCGACACCGCCGGGCGCTATGCGTACAGCAAGCAGCCCGAGGTGTGCAAGTGGAACCTGCAGAAGCTGGCCGAGGCCCTGGACCCCGCGCTGCCCCTGGAGCTGGGTGAGGCCATCCTGGCGGAGGAGTTTGATGCTGAGTTCCGCAGGTACTACCTGCAGAAGATGCGGAAGAAGCTGGGCCTTGTGTGGGCTGAGCTGGAGGAGGACGGCGCCCTGGTGGCCAAGCTCCTGGAGACCATGCACCTGACAG GTGCCGACTTCACCAACACCTTCTACTTGCTGAGCTCCTTCCCGGCTGGGCCGGAGTCTCCGGACCTGGCTGAGTTCCTGGCTACGCTGACCGCACAGTGTGCCTCCCTGGAGGAGCTGAGGCTTGCCTTCCGGCCCCAGATGGATCCCCG GCAGCTCTCCATGATGCTCATGCTGGCACAGTCGAACCCGCAGCTCCTGGCGCTCATTGGAACACGGGCCAGCCTCACGCGGGAGCTGGAGCGCGTGGAGCAGCAGTCACGGCTGGAACACCTAAGCCAGGAAGAGCTGCACAGCAGGAACAGGAGCCACTGGGCAGACTGGCTCCGCGACTACAA AGCCCGGCTGGAGAAGGACAGGGAGGGCGCTGAAGACGCCGCCACCGCCACCTGGCAGGCTGAGCACGTGCACGTCATGCATGCCAACAACCCCAAATACGTCCTGAGGAACTACATTGCGCAGAACGCCATCGAGGCCGCCGAGAACGGCGACTTCTCAGAG GTGCGGCGGGTGCTGAAGCTGCTGGAGACCCCTTATCACAGGGAGGGGGAGGCCACCGAGCCTGGGGAGCCTGAGGAGGCCGAGGGGCGGCTCTCCTACAGCAGCAAACCTCCGCTCTGGGCAGCAGAACTGTGCGTGACATGATCCTCGTAA
- the SELENOO gene encoding protein adenylyltransferase SelO, mitochondrial isoform X3 yields MAVLRAALGAPFAAARARPPPLGRRPPPAPCSALAGAMEPAPHWLVGLRFDNRALRALPVETPPPGPEGAPSAPRPVPGACFSRVRPAPLRQPRVVALSEPALALLGLGAPPADADAREAREAEAALFFSGNALLPGSEPAAHCYCGHQFGQFAGQLGDGAAMYLGEVCTAAGERWELQLKGAGPTPFSRQADGRKVLRSSIREFLCSEAMFHLGIPTTRAGACVVSQSTVVRDVLYDGNPRPEKCAVVLRIAPTFLRFGSFEIFKPADELTGRAGPSVGRNDIRVQMLDYVISSFYPEIQAAHAGDSVQRHAAFFREVTRRTAQLVAEWQCVGFCHGVLNTDNMSVAGLTIDYGPFGFLDRYDPDHVCNASDTAGRYAYSKQPEVCKWNLQKLAEALDPALPLELGEAILAEEFDAEFRRYYLQKMRKKLGLVWAELEEDGALVAKLLETMHLTGADFTNTFYLLSSFPAGPESPDLAEFLATLTAQCASLEELRLAFRPQMDPRSP; encoded by the exons ATGGCAGTGCTCAGGGCCGCGCTCGGGGCTCCTTTCGCGGCCGCCCGCGCCCGGCCGCCGCCCCTcggccgccgcccgccgcccgcgcccTGCTCCGCCCTGGCCGGCGCCATGGAGCCCGCGCCGCACTGGTTGGTGGGGCTGCGCTTCGACAACCGCGCCCTACGCGCGCTGCCCGTGGAGACGCCGCCGCCCGGCCCCGAAGGCGCCCCGTCCGCGCCGCGGCCCGTGCCCGGCGCCTGCTTCAGCCGCGTGCGGCCCGCGCCCCTGCGCCAGCCGCGCGTCGTGGCGCTGTCGGAGCCCGCGCTGGCGCTGCTGGGCCTGGGCGCGCCGCCCGCCGACGCCGACGCCCGCGAGGCGCGCGAGGCCGAGGCCGCGCTCTTCTTCAGCGGCAACGCGCTGCTGCCGGGCTCCGAGCCCGCCGCGCACTGCTACTGCGGCCACCAGTTCGGCCAGTTCGCCGGGCAGCTGGGAGACGGCGCCGCCATGTACCTGGGCGAGGTGTGCACTGCGGCGGGCGAgcgctgggagctgcagctcaaGGGCGCCGGCCCCACGCCCTTCTCCAG ACAGGCCGACGGCCGCAAAGTGCTGCGCTCCAGCATCCGCGAGTTCCTGTGCAGCGAGGCCATGTTCCACCTGGGCATCCCCACCACGCGGGCCGGGGCCTGCGTCGTGTCCCAGTCCACCGTGGTGCGGGACGTGCTCTACGACGGCAACCCCAGGCCCGAGAAGTGTGCGGTCGTGCTGCGCATCGCCCCCACGTTCCTCAG GTTCGGCTCCTTCGAGATCTTCAAGCCGGCAGACGAGCTGACGGGGCGCGCGGGCCCCAGCGTCGGCAGGAACGACATCCGCGTGCAGATGCTCGACTACGTCATCAGCTCTTTTTACCCCGAAATCCAGGCCGCCCACGCCGGCGACAGTGTGCAGAGGCACGCCGCCTTCTTCCGGGAG GTGACACGGCGCACGGCCCAGCTGGTGGCCGAGTGGCAGTGCGTGGGCTTCTGCCACGGCGTGCTCAACACGGACAACATGAGCGTCGCGGGGCTCACCATCGACTACGGGCCCTTCGGCTTCCTGGACAG GTATGACCCTGACCATGTGTGCAATGCCTCCGACACCGCCGGGCGCTATGCGTACAGCAAGCAGCCCGAGGTGTGCAAGTGGAACCTGCAGAAGCTGGCCGAGGCCCTGGACCCCGCGCTGCCCCTGGAGCTGGGTGAGGCCATCCTGGCGGAGGAGTTTGATGCTGAGTTCCGCAGGTACTACCTGCAGAAGATGCGGAAGAAGCTGGGCCTTGTGTGGGCTGAGCTGGAGGAGGACGGCGCCCTGGTGGCCAAGCTCCTGGAGACCATGCACCTGACAG GTGCCGACTTCACCAACACCTTCTACTTGCTGAGCTCCTTCCCGGCTGGGCCGGAGTCTCCGGACCTGGCTGAGTTCCTGGCTACGCTGACCGCACAGTGTGCCTCCCTGGAGGAGCTGAGGCTTGCCTTCCGGCCCCAGATGGATCCCCG CTCTCCATGA
- the SELENOO gene encoding protein adenylyltransferase SelO, mitochondrial isoform X2, translating into MAVLRAALGAPFAAARARPPPLGRRPPPAPCSALAGAMEPAPHWLVGLRFDNRALRALPVETPPPGPEGAPSAPRPVPGACFSRVRPAPLRQPRVVALSEPALALLGLGAPPADADAREAREAEAALFFSGNALLPGSEPAAHCYCGHQFGQFAGQLGDGAAMYLGEVCTAAGERWELQLKGAGPTPFSRQADGRKVLRSSIREFLCSEAMFHLGIPTTRAGACVVSQSTVVRDVLYDGNPRPEKCAVVLRIAPTFLRFGSFEIFKPADELTGRAGPSVGRNDIRVQMLDYVISSFYPEIQAAHAGDSVQRHAAFFREVGVGCVPPASRPACLPGGPGGRRRPCSSVTTQWPGRGQPGSGLLEQTHDCCPSSIDRPGCCAESCGGKDSVGWESVPVGLVPPNPRDVAPQPLSLGETLTFLAPGRGSPRHSGPARPTVLQPSFPWAVTGDAGGSALSRGGWSRHPRKPGGSCSTLGASAGSCEAWCAGPVSVGLQLVGIRAAQGPAPRQGKRQAGSGTLGTAAGTWGRHAENVVTSSPCRPAGPESRECQGSLIFLLWIKAQIVSRKEADMTFLLWLHEDSGSTPGIAQWVREVWP; encoded by the exons ATGGCAGTGCTCAGGGCCGCGCTCGGGGCTCCTTTCGCGGCCGCCCGCGCCCGGCCGCCGCCCCTcggccgccgcccgccgcccgcgcccTGCTCCGCCCTGGCCGGCGCCATGGAGCCCGCGCCGCACTGGTTGGTGGGGCTGCGCTTCGACAACCGCGCCCTACGCGCGCTGCCCGTGGAGACGCCGCCGCCCGGCCCCGAAGGCGCCCCGTCCGCGCCGCGGCCCGTGCCCGGCGCCTGCTTCAGCCGCGTGCGGCCCGCGCCCCTGCGCCAGCCGCGCGTCGTGGCGCTGTCGGAGCCCGCGCTGGCGCTGCTGGGCCTGGGCGCGCCGCCCGCCGACGCCGACGCCCGCGAGGCGCGCGAGGCCGAGGCCGCGCTCTTCTTCAGCGGCAACGCGCTGCTGCCGGGCTCCGAGCCCGCCGCGCACTGCTACTGCGGCCACCAGTTCGGCCAGTTCGCCGGGCAGCTGGGAGACGGCGCCGCCATGTACCTGGGCGAGGTGTGCACTGCGGCGGGCGAgcgctgggagctgcagctcaaGGGCGCCGGCCCCACGCCCTTCTCCAG ACAGGCCGACGGCCGCAAAGTGCTGCGCTCCAGCATCCGCGAGTTCCTGTGCAGCGAGGCCATGTTCCACCTGGGCATCCCCACCACGCGGGCCGGGGCCTGCGTCGTGTCCCAGTCCACCGTGGTGCGGGACGTGCTCTACGACGGCAACCCCAGGCCCGAGAAGTGTGCGGTCGTGCTGCGCATCGCCCCCACGTTCCTCAG GTTCGGCTCCTTCGAGATCTTCAAGCCGGCAGACGAGCTGACGGGGCGCGCGGGCCCCAGCGTCGGCAGGAACGACATCCGCGTGCAGATGCTCGACTACGTCATCAGCTCTTTTTACCCCGAAATCCAGGCCGCCCACGCCGGCGACAGTGTGCAGAGGCACGCCGCCTTCTTCCGGGAGGTGGGTGTGGGCTGTGTGCCCCCGGCCAGCCGGCCGGCCTGCCTGCCGGGAGGGCCTGGTGGACGCAGGCGACCCTGCTCCTCGGTCACCACGCAGTGGCCTGGGCGGGGCCAGCCAGGGTCAGGGCTCCTGGAACAGACCCACGACTGCTGTCCGAGCAGCATCGACAGGCCCGGGTGCTGCGCAGAGAGTTGTGGCGGGAAGGACTCGGTCGGGTGGGAGTCGGTGCCAGTGGGGCTGGTCCCTCCCAACCCCCGTGACGTGGCCCCCCAGCCTCTCAGTTTGGGGGAGACCCTGACTTTCCTGGCTCCCGGCCGGGGGTCACCGCGGCACTCTGGACCTGCACGCCCGACCGTGCTTCAGCCGTCTTTCCCGTGGGCAGTGACCGGGGACGCTGGGGGCTCGGCTCTTAGCCGAGGCGGGTGGTCCAGGCACCCCCGGAAGCCTGGGGGGAGCTGTTCCACTCTGGGAGCGTCCGCAGGCTCGTGTGAGGCGTGGTGTGCGGGGCCAGTGTCTGTGGGCCTGCAGTTGGTAGGCATCCGAGCTGCACAGGGCCCTGCGCCCAGGCAGGGGAAGAGGCAGGCTGGCAGCGGGACCCTGGGCACAGCAGCTGGGACCTGGGGCAGGCATGCTGAGAATGTGGTGACCTCGTCTCCCTGTCGTCCTGCTGGGCCTGAGTCAAGGGAATGCCAGGGGTCTCTCATTTTCCTGCTTTGGATAAAAGCCCAGATCGTGTCTAGAAAAGAGGCAGACAtgacattcctgttgtggctccatgaggactcaggttcgacccctggcatcgctcagtgggtcagggaggtgtggccatga